Part of the Nicotiana sylvestris chromosome 2, ASM39365v2, whole genome shotgun sequence genome, GGTGTGAAAAGTTGGTTACATGGCAAGTGCTGAGTATCAGGCATGTAGCCCTGTGAAGACGTGTTATATTGAACTAAAGATGGGGAATCAAGTGATCTAGACTTAGTGTTAGAAGCAAAAGAATTGGCCAAAAAGGTCGGCAACTTGTCAGGCATATGGGATTTATTTTTTGCAAGTTGTTGTGTGGATTGAGGCTCATTATCTATATTGTTCTCTATTAGGCCTTTGTATAAAAGAGCATGTTGGGATTCTGAAGGCCCAGCGTTGGAAAGCATTTGGAATTTATTATGAAATTCCATAATGGGTTCTCTCAGCTGCCCTAGCCCTGATGAGGTGACCCGGCCCAATACAGGTAAAGTAGGGTTAGGGGACTTACCTAGTAGTGGTAGTGTCGCCTGTGTGACCGCCGTTGCAGTTGGCTGTCCTTTTTCAAAGTTGAGCTGTTTGGGTGGTTGCATATTTTTCTTAGGAAATACCACCGTTTTCCGTTCATTAACCTTCGAAGGAATGATATTAAGGGGATTATTCGTTTCAACCTGGCTGTTTCTTTGGTTTTGCTCCTTAGGTAGACGAATAACTTCAGGGCAACTAATAATAAGGTGTCCAAATCTGCCACAGTGCGTACATAGTAGATTCAGTCCTTCATAGAGAAGAGACTGTTTGTGGTGCCCTATGTAAAGAAGAGTTTTTAAGGGTTTCTCCAAAGGCACCTCAATACAAATACGAGCATACCTTCCCCGTGTAGTTGATGAAGTACAAGTGTCTATCTTTAGTAGTCGCCCTAATTTTGAGCCAATCTTACTGAGTATTTCCAAGTCATAAAACTCTGTAGGCAACTCAGGCAGACGTACCCATAGAGCTGAGTATGTAAGTTGCGTGGCGGAGGCTTTAAACTTTGGTTCCCATCCTCGCACAGTTAGGAAGTGGCTAAGAATGAACCATGGGCCTCCATGTAAAGCTTTGTGCATATTTTCTTCTCTTTGGAACTTAATGAGGAAAGAATCAGAACCCAAATCAATTAGAGGAAGTACCTCTGTGGGTTTCCATAGAGTCATCAATTTATCATGCATGATTTGGTGTGTAATTCTTTTGCCAAAAAGTTTGACTATAACAGAGTACATCTATGGTTCATATAGACGTGACTTATCAGTTGATGAAATTGGTATAAAGGCGCCATCGTCAGTAATATTATGTAGTAGTTCATCTGTTAAATCTAGAGTGTTTAGGGAAGGTATTTGGTTGGTTGAGGAAGGCAGAAGGTATTTCTCGCTTAGTAGTGTTTGTAGAAAAGTAGGTGTTCGTGTTTGCATGGTCGCATTATCGATTTGCATAGATCCTATATCAGGTGGTTCGGAAACTTGATTACactgttgtagttgttgttgaGAATTAGCCATGATGTGTGTAGGGTAAGAGGGAGATTAAGCTAACGGAAACTGTGTTCTGTAGTAGCATTTACTTTGACATGGAACTACTGTAATTTATTTATATCTTTCAAATGAAGTATACAAAGTTATATGTTTCCtgttttaatttataaaatattgtATAAGATGATATACCAACAAATTACTGTCAAATATTTTGGATTATTTCAAATGCAGGAAACTATTTTAGAATCctgcaaaatttattttttaataaatcaatcGAAATCGATCgattttttatataaaataaattaaaactaATATTCAAAAAATTGACTGAAATCAATCGGTTATTTCAGTCCGTCATTTAAAAAAACCGGCCAACTTCGGTCgctaattttatatttttaataaaatcgACCGAAATCAGTAGGTTACTTTCGCGCGAAAATGAAATTAAGGAGtacaaataaattaaaagaaaatttaaaCCAAAATGTACTAGTAGTCTACTAGTAGAATAGTATCATGACAGTACAGACCCTTATTCGAGTTCCAGACGGTACATTTTTTAATTGCATAATTAAAAATACCGGCcgactttggtcggttttttcagcaaattttttctttttgggttGTTTGTGAAAATTaatttaccgatcgaaattggtCGGAAATTGCGACTGACTTCGGTCGCTATTTTTTTACAAACCAACATATTTTCAATCGATTAAAATCGGTCGGAAATTGATCGATTCTTCCAGATTTCCGACCTATTTCGATCGGTATTTTTGGACGATTTTAAGCAGTTTCTTAGTAGTGATATAAACCGAAATAAACAAAATATTATCTTACCCTTTGACCGGTCAACTGACCCCAAATGTTAACATTTGACTCAAGTTTTGCTTTCTAAGTGGAGTTTAGTCTACTTGTATTTTATAATTAGGTAATAGGGGTTGTATGGTTGGAAATAAGTTATCCAATAAATAATTATTTCGAAATTAGTTATTCAATCCTCTCATAGGAATAACAAATACTACAATCTAGGGATAACTAATCCCAGAATTAGTTATATTAAGATTTTATCCCAACTAAATATGAAATAAACTCATTTTAAATTTAATTCCAGAATTAATTATTCCTtatccctcgtaccaaacgagCCCTAATATATTTTATTGTTACAACATTTTTTTTCTTGAAGTTTAGGACAAAAAAGTTGGAGGGAAGCACCTTTCCTTTAgatcttttattttaattgatgAGGCGTTTGAACGTTATTATAAGAAGAAATCTAAAGATTACATTGCTCTTTCAAAAagcgaaaaaaagaaagaaaaaaagcaaaaagGTTTCCTTCTAAAGCCACCAAAATAAAATCCCATACTTCTTCTCTCACGCTTTGTTCCCAAACATACCAGATCCCCCGCCACCATTTACGCCTAAATGGACCCACCTCCGCCGGCTCCGCCGTCTACCACCACGGATTCCCTCTTGGACCTGCCACCTCTTCCTACTTCCACCACCAAGGTCCGCCTTTTATGCAGCTACGGTGGGCATATAGTTCAACGTCCCCACGATAAATCCCTCTGCTACGCCGGCGGGGACAACCGTGTCGTCTCCGTTGACCGTCGTACCACCGCCGCGTCCCTCTCCGCCCTTACTGCCCATCTTTCCCGTTCCCTTTACGGCAACCGTCCGTTTTATCTCAAATACCAGCTCCCTAACGAGGAACTTGACTCTCTTATCTCTGTCACAACCGATGAGGACTTACAGAACATGCTTGAGGAACACGATAGGATCACCTGTGGCTCTGTTACATCTTCCCGTATCAGATTATTTCTCTTTCCTGTAAAGCCTGAATCCTTAGGCTCGGCTTTACTTGATTCTAAAGCGGATTCTTGGTTCTCCGATGCTTTGAATAATACCCGGATTGCTAGAAGGGGCCAATCTACTGATTCGGGTTTTGTGAATGAGCTTATCGGGTTTGAAAATATGGGTAGGTCTAATTCTGCAGAGGGTCAGGGTGAAAATTTGAGTGCCAAGCAAGGATTGGAGCTTGGGGGTGGTTCAGTGCCTGAGTCTTTGGTTTTGGAAACTAGCTCATCTTTTGGTTCGACCAGTTCTTCCATTTCAATGTCTAATTTGCCTGCTATTGGAGTTCAATCCGAGGATGGTGGTGCCAATTTGCAGGACAAAAGGGTTAGAGTGCCCTCATCAGCTTCACTAGAGAGGTattactgtttttttttttttttctttttgatgttATCTTGTTATGCTATTGGCGTCGTTTAGAGTATCTAGGTTAACAAAAGTTTAGATCTTTGGTTGACCTAGGGGTCTAATGTGCTGAATTTTGCGCCCAATACCTATGATGTACGAGTAGTTTCGTTTCAGTTGACTTCTACTTTGCCTGGTGAAAATGGAAGAGATGTGGTGGGATGGATGGAATCCCTTCACCCTGTCTCGGGTTCAAGCCCTGGGAATGGAGAAATTCCTAGTAGGGAATGCTTCCTCCTAATATACCCTATGTGGCTAAATCCGGATTAGTCGGGCCAATGGTACCAGATAAGAGATAATAAGGTGCTGAAAAACATATTGATTTATATTTTTCACTTTCTAGTCACCCCCTTCtcccaaaaagaaaaatagaaagaaaaaaactcccaaaaagaaaaaacaaatgcTTTGGCATGTAATCTAGGCTGTCAGGCTGCTTGTGTGGTTACTGTAGTCGTATGAGTTGACAGTCTGCACTTCCCGGAATTGCTTTTGTTCAATCTATTCACTCTAATAAGTCTTAGTCTTTTCCTCTTTATTACTCCAATTAAGGGCCTTGTAATGTTCTCTTGAGCTTTTGAATCTATCTGTTCAAGACAGTGTTGGCTTTTTTATTGATTTCTTGCTGGGAATACACTAatgaaaagaggaaaagaaaagaaggcaataGTCTTCAATTCGGAAGCTAGATCACTTGGGACCTTACACGGAGAATAAGATGCATGGATTTATTTGGATCTGGATCCTTATTCCTTACCTTCGGTTATACTTATCGCCTCTAATCTGTACTTATGGGCTTCATCTATGGTTTATTTCCACAGTGATAACAGTGTTGGAAGTACTAGTTTTCAACCAAAAGTTGGAATTCACCAAGAGCAACTTGTTCAAGTTGTGTCGAGTATGGCCTCACACAGTCTTATCGAAGTAGAAGGCTCCATGGCAAATCCCTCTCTCATTCAGACGCCAAAAATGGTTCAGGTTTCTGGGTATCAATTACCTCAGACATTGGATGGGAAGCAGCCGCAACAAGGCTTGCAATATGTTCATGGTGGTGCCTGTTATGTACCGCACTATCCTAGCGGTCCATTGCCAGTATCATCCTGTTATCCATTTTATCAGCTTCCCATGCAGCAGCCACAACAAAATCCTTATCCGTTGAATCAACAATACCCAATATACTTAGTTCCAGTTCAGCCAATGCAATCCCAGAGTATGCCGGTGCAGCCAAACATTAATCATACAGCAGTGATTGGCCCCAATCGCCCCCCCTTGCATCCACAAAGTGTCATGAACCCTCCATCAATAGTTTATAAGGAGGTTATGACGGCTCAATCAGTACCTGAGTTGGGTTCTAAAGTTTATACAACAGTCCCAGCAGCAACACCACCCATTAATGCACTTTCTCAGACTCAGCAACACTATACTTCCCCTCCTGAGCCACAGCTTGGTTCCCAACCTATCTTAAATGCATCAGTTCCTGCTGCAAATGAAGCAAATGAGATTGAGGATGATCTTGCATACAGTCAGATATATAAGTCTCAGCCTCCTCCACCCTCGTTCATTTCCCAGTGCCAAACCATTACAAAGGGGGCGGCAGTATTACTTTCAGAGTCTTCAATGCAGCTGCACAGTAACAATATGATGAACCAGGCACCATCACATCCTCAGTGAGGCTgtgaaaagaaaagcaaaagttTTGATAGTGGTTCATCTTTTCTTATAGTTcacaacttttaaaatttatTCTTTCATCTTGTTTGAGGCACATAAACCATAAGTTTTTCTTGTGCAATTTGTTTGTCTCTTTATATAATATTTGGTAGTATTTCCCATACTCCGAGCGCATcccaaccaaaaaaaaagaagaagaaagaacaagaaaaaaagaagaaggaaatttagaaATTGGTGAAGACTGAAAGTTTTGGTTTGTATGTGTCATGATATATTTGATGAATAATAGTGTTTTTTTTTTACCATCAGTGTTTTGTTTGATAATGGGTAACTCTTGACTCTCAGCTGTTGCGTGCTAAGTGAATAGTCATCTGATAATTGAGTTGTTACCTGATTAATGTGTCTAAGAATGCTGAGAGTGTTAAGCGTACTTCTTTGCGGTCCTTAATGTGGTGCTCTTACTCAAGAATATAGTTGCGCTGATTTCAATGTTCTTTCTTAGTGTATTCCTTTTTGCAAGTTGTGTAACTTACTGGATTCAGCACGAAACCAAATGATACTATTCTGTAGTTCAGAACTTAAAAACTGATTGTTCTTCAAAAGTCCTACTAAATCCTCATCTACAAGACCCAGCTTCTGGCTCTCTCTTTGTCCCTTATTGGGTTTTTTTGGGAGCACCATGCTATCGAAGTCTTTATCTTTTAGACAAGATGCAAGTGATTGCACACGAAGCATGGTTTGGTTTAGTTCTGTGTGATATATTCCTCCTTTTGATATAACTGTCTGTGCTGTGTATCACGAGAACAACAGGGCATATATGATATATTCGTGTATGAGTCAAGAAAGGTTGTTTACTTGCAAAAATTATCTTTTAAGAAATGTTTCAGAAGCAGGGCATATATGATATATGCGTGTATGAGTCAAGAAAGGTTGTTTACTTGCAAAATTTATCTTTTAAGAAATGTTTCAGAAGTTGCGAATGGAGCACCAAGCTGCTGGCTTGGAGGAACTTTGCTGCTAATAACAACTTCTTGGTGGATTAGAACAAAAATTTGCATTTTTGTCCAAATGATAGGAACAACAGTAAAACAAGTAAAAT contains:
- the LOC104216639 gene encoding protein PAL OF QUIRKY; the protein is MDPPPPAPPSTTTDSLLDLPPLPTSTTKVRLLCSYGGHIVQRPHDKSLCYAGGDNRVVSVDRRTTAASLSALTAHLSRSLYGNRPFYLKYQLPNEELDSLISVTTDEDLQNMLEEHDRITCGSVTSSRIRLFLFPVKPESLGSALLDSKADSWFSDALNNTRIARRGQSTDSGFVNELIGFENMGRSNSAEGQGENLSAKQGLELGGGSVPESLVLETSSSFGSTSSSISMSNLPAIGVQSEDGGANLQDKRVRVPSSASLESDNSVGSTSFQPKVGIHQEQLVQVVSSMASHSLIEVEGSMANPSLIQTPKMVQVSGYQLPQTLDGKQPQQGLQYVHGGACYVPHYPSGPLPVSSCYPFYQLPMQQPQQNPYPLNQQYPIYLVPVQPMQSQSMPVQPNINHTAVIGPNRPPLHPQSVMNPPSIVYKEVMTAQSVPELGSKVYTTVPAATPPINALSQTQQHYTSPPEPQLGSQPILNASVPAANEANEIEDDLAYSQIYKSQPPPPSFISQCQTITKGAAVLLSESSMQLHSNNMMNQAPSHPQ